One region of Ammospiza caudacuta isolate bAmmCau1 chromosome 22, bAmmCau1.pri, whole genome shotgun sequence genomic DNA includes:
- the LOC131567058 gene encoding thrombopoietin receptor-like → MSSTYCRTTYKDGDIVTWRLVQANTWVVLRGLEPGVRHHIQLCSKPDGTSMDGVWGPWSQALAAETPHSSGDIGLCCRTPYLRHERCEWSWDPAEPHSSHQLLYRPPPSGAGTREDAWQQCEEVSRGAQGTYACTFQPKAGSAISVLVNVTRTHMLPTLSYFKEPFWLHQAAMLTDAPQLVQATVSQGRLSVQWLPPLELPAEQLDYQVRYAMEKSHDWKVLQVPRAARKEVLDLRPGSRYPAQVRAQPSGPWYPGSWSAGTKPVVVDAVADAGKGQGWRGARGRGLRGAQRWWLWERLQFRHSSADAGWLSPSVTVVPLLFSAALLGLCCTFPSLYSNMKPKLRPPVPELHRALGSFLQESSKHGQASHAFEKQPPEETVLPCLLEVLPGPPPEHSGGRLSSTDMANQSYLLMSGWEPRAATTAPTPP, encoded by the exons ATGTCGTCCACGTACTGCAGGACTACATACAAGGATGGGGATATTGTTACCTGG aggctggtccaGGCCAACACTTGGGTGGTGCTCCGGGGCCTGGAGCCAGGGGTGAGGCACCAcatccagctgtgcagcaagCCCGACGGTACCTCCATGGACGGCGTCTGGGGGCCCTGGTcacaggctctggctgcagagaccccccactcctccg gagacatcgggctgtgctgcagaaccccTTACCTGCGGCACGAGCGCTGCGAGtggagctgggaccctgcagagccccacagctcccaccagctcctctacCGGCCACCTccgagcggggctggcacaag GGAAGATGCATGGCAACAGTGCGAGGAGGTaagcaggggggcacagggcacctatGCCTGCACTTtccagcccaaggctggcagtgccatctctgTCCTGGTGAATGTCACCAGGACCCACATGCTGCCCACACTCAGCTACTTCAAGGAGCCCTTTTggctgcaccaggctg CAATGCTCACAGATGCCCCACAGCTTGTGCAGGCAACAGTGTCGCAGGGCCGGCTGAGCGTGCAGTGGCTGccgcccctggagctgcctgcagagcagctggactaCCAGGTCCGCTATGCCATGGAGAAAAGCCATGACTGGAAG GTCCTGCAGGTTCCGCGAGCAGCGAGGAAAGAGGTCCTGGACCTGCGGCCAGGCTCCCGCTACCCCGCGCAGGTGCGGGCCCAACCCAGCGGGCCGTGGTACCCGGGCAGCTGGAGCGCCGGGACCAAACCCGTTGTGGTTGATGCCGTGGCCGATGCgggtaaggggcagggctggag gggggcacggggcagggggctgcgaggggctcagagatggtggctctgggaaaggctACAGTTCCGGCATTCCTCCGCCGATGCAGGCTGGCTCAGCCCCAGTGTTACGGTGGTGccgctgctcttctcagcagcgctcctggggctgtgttgcaccttcccctccctctacaG CAACATGAAGCCGAAACTCCGGCCGCCCGTTCCTGAGCTGCACcgtgctctgggcagcttcctccaggaaagcagcaagcacGGCCAGGCCA GCCATGCCTTCGAAAAGCAGCCGCCAGAGGAGaccgtcctgccctgcctgctggaggtgctgcccggCCCGCCGCCGGAGCACTCTGGGGGCCGCCTGTCCAGCACCGACATGGCCAACCAGTCCTACCTGCTCATGAGCGGCTGGGAGCCGCGGGCAGCCACGACCGCCCCCACCCCGCCATAA